From the genome of Argentina anserina chromosome 4, drPotAnse1.1, whole genome shotgun sequence, one region includes:
- the LOC126791020 gene encoding uncharacterized protein LOC126791020 — MASTSNPIDASTSGSASEKDNAEPAQGAATLPSSNANPGETDVKARVDAVWEQMNKGISNKNFKDLLKKSQSNVNKTPKKASSDGWKAYLGLTPKTESRKDDLSQKGSIVVPNNTSDTIMQDSSGETSRKLAAAALVEVKDAGVAALGRGKIEIREVRDFAGQQIEVKKLVDADSKEASDKAKAHAPSAVDAVLEQIKKKPKLSVLDKTKKDWGEFKEEKGLDEELDAYKKSSNQYLDKVSFLERADYREFERERDARLAVQAKRRPDMREGP, encoded by the exons ATGGCTTCCACCTCCAACCCAATCGATGCCTCTACCTCAG GTAGTGCAAGTGAAAAGGATAATGCTGAGCCTGCACAGGGAGCTGCTACTCTTCCAAGCTCAAATGCAAACCCTGGAGAAACTG ATGTAAAAGCCCGGGTAGATGCTGTGTGGGAGCAAATGAATAAAGGAATATCTAACAAGAATTTCAAGGATTTATTAAAGAAATCCCAGTCAAATGTGAACAAAACTCCAAAAAAGGCATCATCTGAT GGTTGGAAGGCATATCTGGGCCTGACACCAAAGACAGAGTCCCGAAAGGATGATCTATCACAGAAGGGATCAATTGTCGTTCCGAACAATACTAGTGATACTATCATGCAGGACAGCTCTGGTGAAACTTCCAGGAAGCTAGCTGCTGCGGCTCTTGTAGAAGTTAAGGATGCTGGAGTTGCTGCATTGGGTAGAGGGAAAATTGAG ATCAGAGAGGTCCGCGACTTTGCCGGTCAACAAATTGAAGTTAAGAAGCTTGTGGATGCTGATTCAAAGGAAGCATCTGACAAGGCAAAAGCTCATGCACCTTCAGCAGTTGATGCTGTGCTTGAACAGATCAAGAAGAAACCAAAACTCAGTGTGCTCGACAAGACCAAAAAGGACTGGGGAGAGTTTAAGGAAGAAAAAGGGTTGGACGAGGAGTTGGATGCTTACAAAAAGAGTTCCAACCAATATTTAGACAAGGTTTCCTTCTTGGAGCGAGCAGATTACAGGGAGTTTGAACGGGAGAGGGATGCACGGCTGGCTGTGCAGGCCAAAAGGAGGCCTGATATGCGGGAGGGTCCATAA